A section of the Pseudovibrio sp. M1P-2-3 genome encodes:
- a CDS encoding class I SAM-dependent methyltransferase → MQRELKNGGSRKTNNNYGLSMNCLSKASRDFISFASQLDKPSIDMGCAYGVATRPLLDRGKTVFACDLSPNHLQSLREETPPRLSPFLRTQAGCFPQDFEFEDGSIGAIHCSLLFHFLTGEQVMDGLAKFRRWLCDEGRLFINVGTPKNPYLGNFPAEYEKRKGTMKWPGEISGEELSRFVLPEFIEWMGHNTMFRFVHRFDKDILSRALTSSGFHINELYAYTLEVNGKLHEFMGDENHLSAVASIR, encoded by the coding sequence ATGCAACGCGAACTCAAGAATGGTGGTTCGAGGAAAACCAACAATAACTACGGCCTCTCAATGAACTGCCTGTCCAAAGCCAGCCGTGACTTCATTTCCTTCGCCAGCCAATTGGACAAACCCTCCATCGATATGGGCTGCGCCTATGGCGTGGCCACAAGACCGCTTTTAGATAGAGGCAAGACGGTTTTCGCCTGTGACCTCTCCCCCAATCACCTTCAGAGTTTAAGGGAGGAGACCCCACCCCGCCTCTCCCCGTTCCTTCGCACACAAGCAGGTTGTTTTCCTCAGGATTTCGAATTTGAAGACGGGAGTATAGGTGCCATCCATTGCTCACTCCTGTTCCACTTTCTCACCGGCGAACAGGTGATGGATGGGCTCGCCAAATTCAGGCGCTGGCTGTGTGATGAAGGCAGGCTTTTTATCAACGTCGGAACGCCCAAAAATCCGTACCTTGGCAACTTTCCCGCAGAATACGAAAAGAGAAAGGGCACAATGAAGTGGCCCGGAGAGATCTCTGGAGAAGAACTATCCCGTTTTGTCCTACCGGAATTTATCGAATGGATGGGACATAACACCATGTTCCGCTTCGTTCACCGATTTGACAAGGATATCCTTTCGCGCGCACTCACTTCAAGCGGCTTCCATATAAACGAGCTCTATGCTTACACCCTTGAAGTTAACGGAAAGCTCCATGAGTTTATGGGCGATGAAAATCACCTCAGCGCAGTTGCTTCCATTAGATAA
- a CDS encoding MmcQ/YjbR family DNA-binding protein translates to MTLQEFDNYCRSLVGTTNVIQWGNASVWKVGGKIFAICSRWGEEDDGLALNKISFKCTDLSYQILIEQDGIIPAPYLARAKWVQVETLDAMSDEDLCKYIEEAYSIVFKGLTKKLQREVGWT, encoded by the coding sequence TTGACACTACAGGAATTTGATAACTACTGTCGTTCACTGGTTGGAACAACAAATGTTATTCAGTGGGGAAATGCGTCTGTTTGGAAGGTTGGTGGCAAGATATTTGCCATCTGCTCTAGATGGGGCGAAGAAGATGACGGGCTGGCTTTGAACAAGATCAGCTTTAAATGCACGGATCTTTCCTACCAAATTCTCATTGAGCAAGACGGCATAATACCGGCGCCTTACCTAGCCCGAGCAAAGTGGGTGCAGGTTGAAACACTGGATGCCATGAGTGACGAGGACCTGTGCAAATACATTGAGGAGGCCTATTCTATTGTTTTTAAGGGACTCACCAAGAAGTTACAAAGAGAAGTAGGCTGGACGTAG
- a CDS encoding calcium-binding protein → MVSYAGSDSGVTVRLDGMAGTTGGHAEGDSLSSIEHLIGSGFRDVLIGNSDDNTIQGGDENDTLIGGLGADLLDGGSGQDTANYASAGAGVKLDLQLGLGIGGEALGDKLVSIEVINGSQFADMISGSTGVDEIKAAGGNDTVFGGAGEDNLRGGSGNDTIYGGIGNDILRGENGHDTLIGGTGDDILIGGLNSDVLSGGDGADMFIFAFQGGNDVVTDFTSGEDRLNLTEYSSTIDSFEDVMARASANNNGGTTIDLGHGGFSIELNGVEKTSLSEGDFIF, encoded by the coding sequence ATGGTCTCATATGCCGGGTCTGATAGTGGAGTAACAGTTCGCCTTGATGGTATGGCTGGAACAACGGGTGGTCATGCGGAAGGCGATAGTCTCTCGTCCATCGAGCACTTAATAGGATCTGGCTTTCGTGACGTACTTATAGGAAATTCGGATGACAATACTATTCAAGGCGGCGATGAAAACGATACATTGATTGGTGGACTTGGAGCAGACCTTCTTGATGGGGGGAGTGGCCAGGATACTGCCAATTATGCAAGCGCCGGAGCAGGTGTCAAATTGGACTTGCAATTGGGCTTGGGAATTGGAGGAGAGGCTCTGGGAGACAAACTGGTTTCGATCGAAGTTATTAATGGCTCCCAGTTTGCTGATATGATCTCAGGCAGCACCGGCGTGGATGAAATTAAAGCCGCCGGAGGCAATGATACCGTATTTGGCGGTGCAGGCGAGGATAATCTGCGAGGAGGCTCTGGTAATGATACGATCTACGGAGGTATTGGAAATGACATCCTACGCGGAGAGAACGGGCACGATACCCTTATAGGCGGTACCGGAGACGACATTTTGATTGGTGGACTGAATAGTGATGTTCTGAGCGGAGGAGACGGGGCTGATATGTTCATTTTCGCATTTCAAGGTGGAAATGATGTGGTAACCGATTTTACCTCGGGAGAAGACCGGCTCAACCTAACTGAATATAGCAGCACAATAGACTCCTTTGAGGATGTTATGGCGCGTGCTTCCGCCAATAATAACGGAGGGACGACCATCGACTTAGGCCATGGCGGGTTCTCTATTGAACTAAACGGCGTTGAGAAAACATCCCTTTCTGAGGGTGACTTTATCTTCTAG
- a CDS encoding calcium-binding protein, translating to MGSWTGNSNNNSKNKSGSTESWYLNGKGGKDTLYGGERDDTIYGGSAIDTLYGNGGNDRIYGGTGKDRIYGGTGNDLLWGEGGEDVIYGQDGNDFISGGDKDDTIYGGNGNDSLSGDDGNDHLYGENGDDHFNAGSGNDYIHGGGGSDTVAYSHSSFSSVSLDLQTGVSSSYYYPTYNTIVRFTDTLVNIENIIGTGSDDRILGNSSMNRFEGKDGNDELHGRGGNDTLLGENGSDILYGGDGVDSLYGGNDNDLLEGGSGADRLDGGSGSDTAQYTWSNAGVTVYLDGSPADGSGGVGGHAHGDTLISIEHISGSGYNDFLYGNAVSNTLDGGDGDDTLVGAGGGDTLNGGNGVDTVNYELSNAAVQINLKEATAAGGDAEGDILSSIENLIGTDFDDTLIGDGANNFLYGGAGADYLYGISGSNSTSYEDSNAGIVIHKDGYASSGGHAEGDTLVKIENITGSNFDDVIYRGYKDNVIMGLSGDDFFSGGGGADTLDGGSGIDTVTYTSSTQAATINLALGTVTGANSTGTVLISIENATATNHDDVLVGNDSANVLEGLRGGDSIDGGGGLDTVTYALSDKGIVVKLNDGVAQNGHAEGDTLTSIENLIGSNYGDVLVGTDGDNFFEGLGGADGLTGEVVRIWSHMPGLIVE from the coding sequence ATGGGTTCGTGGACAGGAAACTCTAACAATAACAGCAAGAACAAATCCGGCTCTACGGAAAGTTGGTACTTAAATGGAAAGGGTGGGAAGGACACGCTTTATGGAGGTGAGCGCGATGATACCATTTATGGTGGGAGTGCAATTGATACGCTCTATGGCAATGGAGGTAATGACAGAATTTATGGCGGAACTGGGAAAGACCGTATTTATGGCGGTACCGGAAATGACCTTCTGTGGGGGGAGGGAGGAGAAGATGTAATCTATGGGCAAGACGGTAACGATTTTATCTCTGGCGGAGATAAGGACGACACCATTTATGGTGGTAACGGAAATGATAGTTTGAGCGGAGATGACGGGAATGATCACCTATACGGTGAAAATGGTGACGATCATTTCAATGCTGGTTCCGGCAATGACTATATACATGGAGGGGGAGGCAGCGACACTGTCGCCTATTCTCACAGTAGCTTTTCTTCCGTTTCTTTGGACCTGCAAACGGGTGTATCGTCAAGCTATTACTACCCTACTTATAATACGATTGTAAGATTTACTGATACCTTGGTAAATATAGAGAATATTATCGGGACAGGTAGTGACGACAGGATACTTGGCAATAGCTCGATGAACCGGTTCGAGGGAAAAGACGGAAACGATGAACTCCATGGCCGTGGAGGAAATGATACTCTTTTAGGGGAGAATGGGAGCGACATTCTTTATGGCGGTGATGGCGTAGATAGCCTTTACGGCGGGAATGACAATGACCTCTTAGAGGGTGGGTCCGGTGCCGATCGATTGGACGGCGGTAGCGGGAGCGATACAGCTCAATATACGTGGTCTAATGCTGGAGTTACAGTTTATCTTGATGGTAGTCCCGCTGATGGCAGTGGAGGTGTCGGTGGGCATGCCCATGGGGATACATTGATTTCCATCGAGCATATAAGCGGCTCTGGTTACAATGATTTTCTTTATGGAAATGCTGTCTCAAACACCTTGGACGGAGGTGACGGCGATGACACGCTTGTTGGCGCTGGAGGGGGAGACACCCTTAATGGTGGCAATGGTGTAGATACTGTGAATTACGAGCTGTCCAATGCGGCTGTGCAAATTAATTTGAAGGAAGCAACAGCAGCAGGGGGAGATGCCGAAGGCGATATATTGAGTTCCATTGAAAACCTGATTGGTACTGATTTTGATGATACTCTGATCGGGGATGGAGCCAATAACTTCCTATATGGGGGAGCTGGTGCGGACTATCTTTATGGTATTAGCGGTTCCAACAGCACCTCCTATGAAGACTCCAATGCAGGCATTGTCATTCATAAGGATGGATACGCCAGTTCTGGCGGCCATGCGGAAGGCGACACATTAGTAAAGATCGAGAATATTACCGGTTCGAACTTTGATGACGTGATCTACCGTGGTTACAAGGACAATGTCATTATGGGCTTGTCCGGTGATGATTTTTTCTCTGGCGGCGGTGGTGCCGATACTCTGGATGGGGGCAGTGGCATCGACACGGTCACCTATACCTCTTCAACACAAGCCGCTACCATCAACCTTGCCCTTGGAACAGTTACAGGCGCTAATTCTACTGGAACAGTTCTGATTTCAATTGAAAACGCAACTGCGACCAATCACGATGATGTGCTTGTTGGCAATGACAGTGCAAATGTTTTGGAAGGCCTTAGAGGCGGCGATAGTATAGATGGTGGTGGAGGCCTTGATACTGTCACATATGCTTTGTCGGACAAAGGTATCGTAGTCAAGTTGAATGACGGGGTTGCACAAAACGGCCATGCAGAGGGCGATACTCTTACATCCATCGAAAATCTGATTGGCTCAAACTATGGTGATGTTCTGGTTGGAACTGACGGCGATAACTTCTTTGAAGGCTTGGGAGGAGCGGACGGATTGACGGGGGAAGTGGTCAGGATATGGTCTCATATGCCGGGTCTGATAGTGGAGTAA